From the genome of Sediminibacter sp. Hel_I_10:
ATCTTGTAAGTGTCATAGTGTTTGTCTATACTATCTGATGTTCGGGCTTTGTTCCATTTTTTATTATAAAATTCAGCCTTTTTGTTGATGCTTTCCCAAAGTTGTGTTGCTCTGGAAAGCTTGATTTCTGTTGAAGTCATAATCATGAGTTGTCTTTTATGTGAGAATAACTATTATCAGGGTTTTTAATCCAGGTACGCTGCTTATTTTTTTGGATCTTATTAGCATAGTACAACATTACTACACTTGCATTAATACCCATCCTTCCTGCAATGTCAAAAATGCACATGATGGCATCTGCATACTCTTCAGGGTCTCTTCTTCCTTTTGAAATCTCGGCTAAAATTTCTTGGAGCTCTTCTTTTGCTTTAGCGAGAGATCCTTGAGGTGTAGCCTCTGGAAAGGTCTCTAAAGACCAATTAAATCTTACCTTTTCAAGTGCAATGATATCGGTATGATCTGGATAAGTATTTCTTTTTATCTCTTCTACAGCAAGATCCCTCATGTCTCTTAATGCGTTTTGAATTTCCGCCACGCCTATACTTGCGGGGTTTGAAGCTTCGGCTATAAGCTTGTCTTTAGTGCTCTCGTAAACGTCGCACAATTGGTCTATGGTTTCAATTTTCATGATTTTTTGATTTAAGTTGTCGTTCAATTTTTGAAATATCACTTTGGATATTCTGTAAGTGGTCTGTCCGGTGTTTTTCTGCAGCTGCTCTTTTTAAGGGGTCTCTATGTAGCGGACTTCTATTATAAAAACTAATGGCCCTTAAAATTACATCGAGATCTCCTTGACGTCTCAACAGCTGCTCTTCTAATGGTCGCTCGTTACCGTCTTGATCAAACTTCCAGAGCGTACAAGGTTTACTGGTTTTTTGCTTTGATTCTTCAGTATACATAATCAATACCATTTGGTTTCAATAATGTTAAACCCATCAATACTCTTAAAGTCTTTGTCATTAGTTAAGTATATGACGTTTTTAACCTTATTCAAGGGTTCAATTACATCCCTGTTTATGTTAATTATACGTTTAGCATCCAAGCACTCGTCAAATATTATTAAATCATAATCGCCTAAAGCTATTTCCCTTTTAATGGCTGTTATGGTCTTGGAAAAAGCATCAATTCTTAATACTTTTTCAGGATGAAAAAAATTGGCAATAATTTCTGAGGTATATGACTT
Proteins encoded in this window:
- a CDS encoding dATP/dGTP pyrophosphohydrolase domain-containing protein — protein: MKIETIDQLCDVYESTKDKLIAEASNPASIGVAEIQNALRDMRDLAVEEIKRNTYPDHTDIIALEKVRFNWSLETFPEATPQGSLAKAKEELQEILAEISKGRRDPEEYADAIMCIFDIAGRMGINASVVMLYYANKIQKNKQRTWIKNPDNSYSHIKDNS